One window of the Larimichthys crocea isolate SSNF unplaced genomic scaffold, L_crocea_2.0 scaffold239, whole genome shotgun sequence genome contains the following:
- the LOC109139346 gene encoding LOW QUALITY PROTEIN: N-acetyllactosaminide beta-1,3-N-acetylglucosaminyltransferase 3 (The sequence of the model RefSeq protein was modified relative to this genomic sequence to represent the inferred CDS: inserted 6 bases in 5 codons; substituted 1 base at 1 genomic stop codon), giving the protein MSTKYVPPLTSQTSLFPDTVKDFLYYQHCRHFPLLLDLPDKCGGADESAEVFLLLIIKSTPENYDRREVLRKXWAKERLHKGVWIRRIFISGTTNSGFEKDRMNKLXELEQREYNDILQWDFRDTFFNLTLKQVLFLEWMERNCPNVRFLFNGDDDVFANTDNMVEYLQDLKDTNGSKHLFTGHPSRIRSLQRQNSKYFVPVQVEVRLISPYCGGGGFLLSGIQLGHNTMSHSLXLHPIDDVYIDVSGXSRTSPTAIWECVEVCIPSKKLDEYDPCYYRNIXVVHRFLSARMYYLWQRIXDPDLKCGSTKL; this is encoded by the exons ATGTCAACAAAATATGTCCCGCCGCTAACTTCACAGACTTCACTCTTTCCTGATACAGTGAAAGACTTTCTCTACTATCAACACTGTCGCCATTTCCCCTTGTTACTGGACCTTCCTGACAAATGTGGAGGAGCTGATGAATCAGCAGAAGTCTTTCTTCTGCTGATCATTAAAAGCACCCCTGAGAACTACGACCGCCGAGAGGTGCTGCGCA ACTGGGCTAAGGAGAGGTTACACAAGGGTGTGTGGATCCGAAGGATCTTCATCTCAGGAACAACAAATTCTGGTTTtgagaaagacagaatgaaCAAAT CCGAGCTGGAGCAACGTGAGTACAATGACATCCTTCAGTGGGACTTCAGGGACACATTCTTCAACCTCACTTTGAAGCAAGTTCTCTTCCTGGAATGGATGGAAAGAAACTGTCCAAACGTTCGCTTCCTGTTCAACGGTGACGATGACGTCTTTGCCAACACAGACAACATGGTGGAGTACCTCCAAGATCTCAAAGATACTAATGGAAGTAAACACCTTTTTACTGGCCACCCATCGAGAATACGAAGCCTTCAGAGACAAAATAGCAAGTATTTTGTCCCAGTCCAGGTAGAAGTCCGACTTATATCTCCTtactgtggtggtggtggcttCCTCTTGTCTGGTATACAGCTTGGTCATAACACAATGTCGCACTCTT CCCTTCACCCCATTGATGATGTTTACATAGATGTGTCTGGCTAAAGCAGAACTAGTCCTACCGCCATATGGGAATGTGTGGAGGTCTGTATTCCCTCCAAGAAACTAGATGAATACGACCCTTGCtattacagaaaca tagtGGTACACAGATTCCTTTCAGCTCGCATGTATTATTTGTGGCAAAGAAT CGATCCTGATCTGAAATGTGGCAGCACCAAACTGTAA